The Lycium barbarum isolate Lr01 chromosome 9, ASM1917538v2, whole genome shotgun sequence genome has a segment encoding these proteins:
- the LOC132609952 gene encoding transcription factor MYB15-like yields MGRAPCCAKEGLRKGPWSAKEDLLLANYIKENGEGQWRNLPKKAGLLRCGKSCRLRWMNYLKPGIKRGNFSQDEEDLIIRLHSLLGNRWSLIAGRLPGRTDNEIKNYWNTHLIKKLKIAGIQPKVNKKQPKKHPKKKPKTEKPRKEQDKKKNKKKKDQSLDTPQVVFFPKPIRISSGILRNFSVDNVALLSTSCSDSPELLPQPCQILKKCAISEGSDTHPSTFLKSSSHVASPSNSFEEVDNNKKINIITNDDENIEGKIEEASFIPCASNLLFDEVLLDGFCDLSNDSMLEKVYEEYLQLISEKCYHQDDTMLI; encoded by the exons ATGGGAAGAGCACCATGTTGTGCTAAAGAGGGGCTGCGTAAAGGTCCATGGTCTGCAAAAGAAGACTTGTTGCTAGCAAATTATATTAAGGAAAATGGTGAAGGCCAATGGAGAAACTTGCCCAAGAAAGCTG GGTTGCTTAGATGTGGAAAGAGTTGTAGATTAAGATGGATGAACTATCTAAAGCCAGGGATCAAGAGAGGAAATTTCAGCCAAGATGAAGAAGACCTTATAATAAGATTGCATTCCCTGTTGGGCAATCGTTGGTCACTCATAGCTGGGCGATTACCAGGTCGAACTGACAATGAAATCAAGAATTATTGGAATACTCATCTCATCAAGAAGCTCAAAATTGCTGGAATTCAGCCCAAAGTTAACAAAAAACAGCCCAAGAAACATCCCAAGAAAAAGCCCAAAACAGAAAAACCAAGAAAAGAACAggacaaaaagaaaaataaaaagaaaaaagaccaATCTTTAGACACTCCTCAAGTTGTGTTTTTCCCAAAGCCAATCAGAATTTCCTCTGGAATTTTGAGGAATTTTAGTGTTGACAATGTTGCATTATTGAGTACTTCATGCTCAGACTCTCCTGAATTACTGCCGCAACCGTGTCAGATCCTCAAAAAATGCGCTATTTCTGAAGGATCCGACACACATCCatcgacatttttgaagagttcgAGCCACGTAGCTTCGCCCTCAAATAGTTTTGAAGAAGTTGATAATAACAAGAAGATTAATATTATTAcaaatgatgatgagaatattgaGGGTAAAATAGAAGAGGCTTCATTTATTCCTTGTGCTTCAAATTTGTTATTTGATGAAGTTTTACTAGATGGATTTTGTGATCTTTCAAATGACAGCATGCTTGAGAAGGTATATGAAGAGTATCTTCAGCTTATTTCTGAAAAATGTTATCATCAAGATGATACAATgttaatatag
- the LOC132609951 gene encoding uncharacterized protein LOC132609951, with product MMGTYNETEEDSFFDIRDETGSLSDLGSDCSDGCTTRNEISERALGYEFWTQDPESVDERRHRFLKWIGLNSDCESETNADRIRDGNEAELANSDSEINFFSGRSSESFEPNEALELEEDAEEDHPTYGRIRNLDNGSEFVADEVGKDGMLSRLREVGTNRIFTIEEFTRNLGSSALVQQLLHRDFKGFSMVDTKSKVGSLLQKLTVSTRHKVRSKGVESTQRVRVNTSKKESKELSSLYTGQEFLAHEGSIITMKFSPCGQYLASAGKDGTVRIWRVIEDEISKNFNVQDIDPSCLYFSLNHLSKLASLNDNREKTNGMKMMRKSSESTCVVLPPKLFRITEKPVHEFRGHTGEVLAISWSKNGYLLSSSVDKTARLWQVGHDKCLGVYSHNNYVTCVEFNPMDDNYFISGSIDGKIRLWEVHGSRVVDWTDVKEIVTAVCYCPDGKGGVVGYMDGNCRFYDVVGNRLQMGLQVYLQGKKKLTNKRVTGFQYCPDDSSKVMVTSADSQVRILRGSNIISKFKGTKNLGSQCPASFTSDGKHVLAVTEDSNVYIWNYSNEGGTTTSQAKKVRSSENFFSGNASVAIPWYGFKTNPGTTLPGSVLPNGDVNENSLPSKTSSLQDCFSLGRVSFLDSLLKVGSATWPEEKLPDSSPPATVSPSICKSEYKILKSAWQNALSSSHLWGLVVVTAGLDGCIRTFLNHGLPLRF from the exons ATGATGGGAACTTACAATGAGACTGAAGAAGATAGTTTCTTTGATATACGTGACGAGACCGGTTCTCTCTCTGATTTGGGTTCGGATTGCTCTGATGGTTGTACTACTCGTAATGAGATTTCTGAACGTGCTTTGGGATATGAATTTTGGACTCAGGATCCTGAAAGCGTCGATGAACGCCGCCATAGATTCTTGAAATGGATCGGTTTGAACTCGGATTGTGAAAGCGAGACGAATGCTGATAGAATTAGGGATGGCAATGAGGCTGAGCTAGCGAATTCTGATTCCGAAATCAATTTTTTCTCCGGTCGATCTTCCGAATCTTTCGAGCCAAATGAAGCTCTGGAATTGGAGGAGGATGCTGAAGAGGATCATCCAACATATGGGAGAATTAGGAACCTGGACAATGGATCGGAGTTTGTTGCGGATGAAGTAGGCAAGGATGGCATGCTTAGCCGACTACGTGAAGTAGGTACAAACAGGATATTCACTATTGAAGAGTTTACGAGAAATCTCGGTTCATCGGCTTTGGTTCAACAGTTGCTGCATAGAGATTTTAAGGGATTTAGTATGGTTGATACAAAGTCGAAAGTGGGAAGTTTGCTTCAAAAACTCACTGTTTCCACCCGACATAAAGTGAGGTCAAAGGGAGTCGAATCAACTCAAAGAGTTCGGGTCAACACCAGTAAGAAGGAGTCGAAAGAACTGTCCTCGCTTTACACAGGCCAAGAATTTCTAGCTCATGAAGGCTCCATCATAACGATGAAGTTCAGTCCTTGTGGCCAATACTTGGCAAGTGCTGGCAAAGATGGCACTGTGCGGATTTGGAGAGTAATTGAAGATGAGATATCTAAAAACTTCAATGTTCAGGATATTGACCCTTCTTGTTTATACTTCTCACTGAACCATTTGTCCAAATTAGCTTCTCTCAATGACAATAGAGAGAAGACCAACGGGATGAAAATGATGAGAAAATCATCAGAATCAACTTGTGTTGTCCTCCCGCCAAAGTTATTCCGGATAACGGAGAAACCAGTGCACGAGTTCCGTGGGCATACGGGTGAAGTCTTGGCGATTTCATGGTCCAAAAATGGG TATCTGCTGTCATCTTCTGTTGATAAAACAGCTCGTCTTTGGCAAGTTGGACATGATAAATGCCTTGGTGTCTATTCGCATAATAATTATG TGACTTGTGTCGAATTCAATCCCATGGATGATAATTATTTCATTAGTGGCTCAATAGATGGGAAAATACGTCTCTGGGAGGTGCATGGTTCTCGAGTGGTTGATTGGACTGATGTAAAGGAAATAGTGACTGCTGTTTGTTATTGTCCTGATGGAAAG GGTGGCGTTGTGGGATACATGGATGGCAATTGCCGTTTTTATGATGTTGTAG GTAATCGTTTGCAGATGGGCCTCCAGGTATATCTGCAAGGAAAAAAGAAGCTTACTAACAAGAGAGTAACTGGATTTCAG TACTGCCCAGACGATTCGAGCAAAGTCATGGTTACTTCTGCTGATTCGCAAGTTAGAATACTTCGCGGATCCAACATCATCAGTAAATTCAAAG GAACTAAAAATTTGGGTAGCCAGTGTCCTGCATCATTCACGTCGGATGGGAAACACGTCCTCGCGGTCACTGAGGATTCAAATGTATATATCTGGAACTATAGTAATGAAGGCGGAACAACAACTAGCCAAGCGAAGAAAGTCCGGTCATCCGAGAATTTCTTCTCCGGAAATGCATCAGTTGCAATACCTTGGTATGGTTTTAAAACCAATCCAGGGACAACACTACCAGGAAGTGTTTTACCGAACGGGGATGTCAACGAGAACTCGCTCCCATCAAAGACTTCATCTTTACAAGATTGTTTCTCCTTGGGACGCGTATCTTTCTTAGATTCTCTATTAAAGGTGGGCTCCGCGACGTGGCCGGAGGAAAAATTGCCCGATTCAAGTCCTCCTGCAACTGTGTCCCCTTCTATATGTAAATCCGAATACAAGATCTTGAAGAGCGCTTGGCAAAACGCATTGAGCTCAAGTCATTTGTGGGGTCTCGTGGTTGTCACTGCGGGATTGGATGGTTGCATTAGAACATTCCTCAACCACGGGTTGCCACTTCGTTTCTGA